A portion of the Bacillus thuringiensis genome contains these proteins:
- a CDS encoding putative mucin/carbohydrate-binding domain-containing protein: protein MISQKTKKRFNKVIIMTAACSMFSMFGTSISHTKAATHSAAPAVYVSPQNIPASDIISIDWSPVQTPPYTYWAVHNWNAGGEAGGYAGFQQQSGFDENGKRTLHFALWDPISSKEAIKAEYLSPNSQAGPFGGEGTGMKVQTTYGWKDYNWYTMTMRSWQENGHTKFGQWMKDVTKNKWHQIAIMDFPVANVAFNHGLGMFQEDWADSGQNVREARLKNGYSRKLVDKQWSSWNNQSISGTHDNTYQYDGGSTSEYVWVKAGGNTQSTIGSGKIFTLNQPTQPEIGKLDFDIQSIYYENEKLNVSWKLKENSTPQFKGKIEIYNNENMTGQPINVINDIKSYQNVISQSISLPTNAYAKIVLTDIFDQTVEKKVQIKNESPNIFEGNEFAWSLKGIGDFEFAKVNLNKSTEEMQIDLKAGVPHDYFDSTYASIKVQNTSGKVVYNKEIYGNKQQNAESQKVPVKVGDYIELTHLEGVHRATLTNVDNSKQESFGKKAIYEVTKEGLKKVEKMPEATILEGNKFAWSLKGYSDREIAKVDYDKTVEEMKVKLEAGVPHSYFASTYASIKVQNSSGNVLYNKEIVGNKQQNAESQTVPVKVGDYIEFTHIEGEATKEKTRAILINLENNKNETIGKTARYQVTKEGLKKVEKMPETTVLDGNHFGWSLKGYSDREIAKVDYNKTTEKMQVNLEAGVPHSYFNNTYASITVKNSTGSILYNKGIVGNRQQTAESQTVPVKVGDYIEFTHIEGEAVKEKTRAILINLENNKQEYMGKKRTYQVTSTGLNKIE from the coding sequence GTGATTAGTCAGAAAACGAAGAAAAGATTTAATAAAGTTATTATAATGACCGCAGCATGTAGCATGTTTTCTATGTTTGGAACGTCTATTTCGCACACTAAAGCTGCAACACATTCAGCTGCTCCAGCAGTTTATGTGAGTCCCCAAAATATACCTGCCTCAGATATTATTAGTATAGACTGGTCACCAGTTCAGACTCCACCTTATACGTACTGGGCTGTACACAACTGGAATGCAGGTGGTGAAGCTGGAGGATATGCTGGTTTTCAACAACAAAGTGGGTTTGATGAAAATGGAAAACGTACTTTACATTTTGCCTTATGGGATCCAATTTCCTCTAAAGAAGCAATAAAGGCCGAATACTTATCTCCGAATTCGCAAGCTGGACCCTTTGGAGGAGAAGGAACAGGAATGAAGGTTCAAACAACTTATGGTTGGAAAGACTACAATTGGTACACAATGACAATGCGTTCATGGCAAGAAAATGGTCATACTAAATTTGGACAATGGATGAAAGATGTAACAAAGAATAAATGGCATCAAATTGCAATTATGGACTTTCCGGTTGCTAATGTTGCATTTAATCATGGATTAGGAATGTTTCAAGAAGACTGGGCTGATAGTGGACAGAATGTTCGAGAAGCGCGCCTAAAAAATGGTTATAGCCGAAAATTAGTTGATAAACAATGGAGTTCTTGGAATAATCAAAGTATTTCTGGGACGCATGATAATACTTATCAATATGATGGAGGATCTACTTCAGAATATGTATGGGTCAAAGCAGGAGGTAATACGCAGTCTACTATTGGGTCAGGAAAAATATTCACGCTAAATCAACCTACTCAACCTGAAATAGGAAAACTAGATTTTGATATCCAATCTATATATTATGAAAATGAAAAATTAAATGTATCTTGGAAACTAAAAGAAAATAGTACACCGCAATTTAAGGGGAAAATTGAAATTTATAACAATGAAAATATGACGGGCCAACCTATTAACGTAATTAATGATATTAAATCCTATCAAAATGTAATCAGTCAATCTATATCATTACCAACAAATGCTTATGCAAAGATTGTATTAACGGATATATTTGATCAAACTGTTGAGAAAAAGGTACAAATCAAAAATGAGTCTCCAAACATTTTTGAAGGTAATGAATTTGCATGGTCGCTGAAAGGGATTGGAGATTTTGAATTTGCGAAAGTAAATTTAAATAAATCAACAGAAGAAATGCAAATTGATCTAAAAGCAGGTGTACCACATGACTACTTTGATAGTACATATGCAAGTATTAAAGTGCAAAACACATCAGGTAAAGTGGTCTATAACAAAGAGATTTATGGAAACAAGCAGCAAAATGCTGAATCGCAAAAAGTTCCAGTCAAAGTAGGCGATTATATAGAGTTAACACATCTAGAAGGTGTACATAGAGCTACTCTTACAAATGTAGATAATAGTAAACAAGAGAGCTTTGGAAAAAAAGCCATATACGAAGTTACAAAGGAAGGCCTGAAGAAAGTAGAAAAAATGCCAGAAGCAACAATTTTAGAAGGAAACAAGTTTGCATGGTCATTAAAAGGATATAGTGATAGAGAAATTGCAAAAGTAGATTATGATAAAACGGTAGAAGAGATGAAGGTAAAACTAGAAGCAGGTGTACCACATTCCTATTTTGCTAGTACGTATGCGAGTATTAAGGTCCAGAATTCTTCTGGTAACGTTCTGTACAATAAGGAGATCGTGGGAAATAAACAACAAAATGCTGAAAGCCAAACTGTGCCCGTCAAGGTAGGGGATTACATTGAATTTACCCATATAGAAGGAGAAGCAACAAAGGAAAAAACGCGAGCAATTTTAATTAACCTTGAAAATAACAAAAATGAAACCATTGGAAAAACAGCAAGATATCAAGTTACAAAAGAAGGCTTGAAGAAAGTAGAAAAAATGCCAGAAACAACGGTTTTAGATGGAAATCATTTTGGGTGGTCATTAAAAGGATATAGTGATAGAGAAATCGCAAAAGTAGATTATAATAAGACAACAGAGAAAATGCAGGTGAATTTAGAAGCGGGCGTACCACATTCTTACTTTAATAATACGTATGCAAGTATTACAGTAAAGAATTCAACCGGTAGTATTTTGTACAATAAGGGAATAGTGGGAAATAGACAGCAAACTGCTGAAAGCCAAACCGTGCCCGTAAAAGTGGGAGATTACATTGAGTTTACCCATATAGAAGGGGAAGCAGTAAAAGAAAAAACACGCGCTATACTTATTAATCTTGAGAATAATAAACAAGAATATATGGGCAAAAAAAGAACCTATCAAGTTACTTCAACGGGATTAAACAAAATAGAGTAA
- a CDS encoding M60 family metallopeptidase: MGNNSKHKTRKILAATATVTMLATGMISSSDVFAEQKEQQKNLSTSLQSEKSVKSENRTFTVPGKGDVEVLKQQERKSMAFSPYEPTGLYAKPNEQITINVEGNQDIQVYIGTYSYDASWREDSKIKSFTLKPGINTIQSPNGGMIYFYNKQPGDSIRTTITTGGTTTPFFELGKHTKQDLINMLDQYPNAHAVELKGERVLITASPARVKKYLLGSNTDPVQLLKKMDEATRIQDKVAGLSEEQVDKHYVHYVEENHSPDYYMYATSYRTAYVGDAIQYVLDINKFITDGWGPWHEAGHLRQQSPWKFYNMTEVQNNIYSLSVEKAFNQPSNLEKSGIYPKAFQYLEQVNKNYDEISDVFVKLVMLWQLQLAYGEDFYPKLHQLYRDMPSSELPQTDENKKQLFMISASKVAKQNLIPFFEKWGLRPNNDTIQKVAALGYPILTAEIWKGTDANPIKPDMPNVNNILEGNQFAWSLKGIGDFEFAKVNLNKSTEEMQVDLKAGVPHNYFNSTYASIKVQNTSGKVVYNKEFYGNKQQNAGTQKVSVKTGDFIELTHLEGGERATLINLDNNKRESLDKKVMYEVTKDGLKKVNQIVNPKPDTEAPTQPQGLYANNLTSNSVELKWNPSTDNIGVKEYQVLRDGQLIQTVQGTTFIDQNLTANKEYKYAVKAVDAAGNTSIQSEILPVKTKDQNISYEKWDPKKAYTKGDKVEHQGTVYEAVQNHQGNGDPNWIFALSLWKPLTIK, translated from the coding sequence ATGGGGAATAATTCAAAACATAAAACTAGAAAAATACTTGCAGCTACTGCTACAGTAACTATGCTTGCGACTGGAATGATTTCTTCATCAGATGTCTTTGCAGAGCAAAAGGAGCAGCAAAAAAATTTATCGACATCACTGCAAAGTGAAAAGTCAGTTAAATCAGAAAATAGAACATTTACAGTCCCAGGAAAAGGGGATGTTGAGGTATTAAAACAACAGGAAAGAAAAAGTATGGCATTTAGTCCGTACGAACCAACTGGTTTATATGCAAAGCCAAATGAACAAATAACGATTAATGTAGAAGGTAATCAAGATATTCAGGTATATATTGGAACGTATTCGTATGATGCTTCTTGGAGAGAAGATTCTAAGATAAAATCATTTACATTAAAACCTGGTATAAACACAATCCAATCTCCAAATGGGGGGATGATTTATTTTTATAATAAACAACCAGGAGATAGCATTCGAACAACAATTACAACAGGTGGAACGACTACGCCTTTCTTTGAACTAGGAAAGCATACGAAACAAGATTTAATAAACATGCTGGACCAGTATCCTAATGCACATGCAGTGGAGTTAAAAGGAGAACGTGTATTAATTACGGCCAGCCCTGCACGTGTTAAGAAATATTTGTTGGGTTCTAATACAGATCCTGTACAACTCTTAAAAAAGATGGATGAAGCTACTCGAATTCAAGACAAAGTAGCTGGATTATCTGAAGAACAGGTAGATAAACATTATGTTCATTACGTAGAAGAAAATCATTCTCCTGATTATTATATGTATGCAACTTCTTATCGAACAGCATATGTAGGAGATGCAATCCAATACGTGTTAGATATTAATAAATTTATAACAGATGGCTGGGGCCCTTGGCATGAGGCAGGACATTTGAGACAACAATCGCCCTGGAAGTTTTATAATATGACAGAAGTACAAAATAATATATACAGCCTTTCTGTAGAAAAAGCATTTAATCAACCATCCAACTTAGAGAAAAGTGGAATTTATCCAAAAGCATTTCAATATCTAGAGCAAGTGAATAAAAATTATGATGAAATTAGCGATGTTTTTGTAAAGCTTGTTATGCTTTGGCAACTACAGTTAGCGTATGGAGAGGATTTCTATCCTAAATTGCATCAATTGTATAGAGACATGCCTTCAAGTGAACTTCCACAAACTGATGAAAATAAAAAACAATTATTTATGATTTCAGCATCAAAAGTAGCCAAACAAAATTTGATTCCTTTCTTTGAGAAGTGGGGATTACGTCCAAATAACGATACCATTCAAAAAGTAGCTGCATTAGGATATCCAATTTTAACAGCAGAGATTTGGAAGGGTACGGATGCTAATCCAATTAAACCAGATATGCCTAATGTAAATAATATATTAGAAGGAAACCAGTTTGCATGGTCGCTGAAAGGGATTGGAGATTTTGAATTCGCAAAAGTAAATTTAAATAAATCAACAGAAGAAATGCAAGTTGATCTAAAAGCAGGTGTACCACATAACTACTTTAATAGTACATATGCAAGTATTAAAGTGCAAAACACATCAGGTAAAGTAGTATATAACAAGGAGTTTTATGGGAATAAACAGCAAAATGCTGGAACACAAAAAGTTTCAGTAAAGACCGGCGATTTTATTGAGCTTACACATTTAGAAGGCGGAGAGAGGGCAACATTAATAAATTTAGATAATAATAAACGTGAAAGTCTTGATAAAAAAGTAATGTATGAAGTTACAAAGGATGGCCTGAAAAAAGTAAATCAAATTGTTAATCCGAAACCAGATACAGAAGCTCCCACACAGCCACAAGGATTATATGCAAACAATCTTACTTCTAACAGTGTAGAGCTAAAATGGAATCCTTCTACAGATAATATAGGTGTAAAAGAATATCAGGTATTACGTGATGGACAATTGATTCAAACCGTACAAGGAACGACATTTATTGATCAAAACTTAACAGCTAATAAGGAATATAAATATGCAGTGAAGGCTGTAGATGCAGCTGGAAATACATCAATTCAAAGTGAAATTCTTCCGGTAAAAACCAAAGATCAAAATATATCTTATGAAAAATGGGATCCAAAGAAGGCATATACAAAGGGCGATAAAGTAGAACATCAAGGGACAGTGTATGAAGCGGTTCAAAATCATCAAGGAAATGGTGACCCGAATTGGATATTTGCGTTATCTTTATGGAAACCACTTACAATCAAATAA
- a CDS encoding glycoside hydrolase family 5 protein: MCVKYKEKEGKVVKKILPIVALLGMMSFGVQEMNVRADTYHKGDSKISFWDSKRKGTNFMNSTSLPENYKSAKEANIEYVRLAPDKWAKDKDFLFEDKPDTSGKDFLIGNADNYQGLVKEDFEKLKADLDAAQSQGMKVVLTMLSLPGDRWRQFNNNKNDDRIWEEEKYQEQASQFWKDLALELKDHPAVVGYNIINEPHPETAKNNRYNDFWTEDYEKWYSTVKGTTADLNRFYQKVINSIREVDQETPIILDSGLYATPWAFKYLKPVNDKKTLYAFHMYEPYELTSQGEKQNKEYQYPGLVKVGDLEKPVMWNKQGLEQFLKPIQQWSKKNHVSSNRIIAEEFGINRTVPGATQYMQDLISIFNQKGWHKSFYAFREDTWTGMDYELGTGKIKWDEEGKPMRQDNSLWEVIKKDLQVHK; the protein is encoded by the coding sequence ATGTGTGTTAAATATAAAGAGAAAGAAGGAAAAGTTGTGAAAAAAATTTTGCCAATTGTTGCGTTATTAGGCATGATGAGTTTCGGAGTACAGGAAATGAATGTAAGAGCTGATACATACCACAAAGGCGATTCAAAAATTAGTTTTTGGGATTCGAAAAGAAAGGGTACTAATTTCATGAATAGTACGTCATTACCTGAAAACTATAAAAGTGCAAAAGAAGCTAATATTGAATATGTACGTTTAGCACCTGATAAATGGGCAAAAGATAAAGATTTTCTATTTGAGGATAAACCAGATACTTCTGGAAAGGATTTTCTGATAGGTAATGCAGATAACTATCAGGGATTAGTAAAGGAGGATTTCGAAAAATTAAAGGCGGATTTAGATGCCGCACAATCACAAGGAATGAAAGTTGTTCTTACAATGTTATCCTTACCTGGTGATCGATGGCGCCAATTTAATAATAACAAGAATGACGACAGAATATGGGAAGAAGAGAAGTATCAAGAACAAGCAAGTCAATTTTGGAAGGATCTTGCTCTGGAATTAAAAGATCACCCTGCGGTGGTTGGTTATAATATTATAAATGAACCACATCCAGAAACAGCTAAAAATAATAGATATAATGATTTTTGGACGGAAGATTATGAGAAATGGTATTCAACAGTGAAGGGAACGACAGCGGATTTAAACAGATTTTATCAAAAAGTAATCAATTCCATTCGTGAAGTAGACCAAGAAACACCGATTATTTTAGATTCAGGTTTATATGCTACTCCATGGGCCTTTAAATATTTAAAACCAGTAAATGATAAAAAAACCCTATATGCATTTCATATGTATGAACCATATGAATTAACGAGTCAAGGTGAAAAACAAAATAAGGAGTATCAATATCCAGGATTAGTAAAAGTAGGAGATTTAGAGAAACCTGTAATGTGGAATAAGCAGGGATTAGAGCAATTTTTGAAGCCAATCCAACAATGGTCTAAGAAAAATCATGTATCATCTAATCGAATTATTGCAGAAGAGTTTGGAATTAACCGTACTGTTCCAGGAGCTACCCAATACATGCAAGATCTTATTTCTATCTTCAACCAAAAAGGTTGGCATAAATCATTCTATGCATTTCGTGAAGACACATGGACAGGGATGGATTATGAATTGGGAACAGGAAAAATAAAATGGGATGAAGAGGGTAAACCAATGCGTCAAGATAATTCACTCTGGGAAGTAATAAAAAAAGATTTACAAGTACATAAATAG
- a CDS encoding GGDEF domain-containing phosphodiesterase translates to MRKHAYVQFYVLILALIAYISFCCIFLFVLPNHYFVSDFNIRLSSLVVETTVFISLLYSILSRKIKLGVFWICIIIAIGCFLIGNFISAFQVLNVELPIQNFSISDVFLLFFLFFFLFAFFYKIMMECNKWEKAYLLCDLCIVVTAIFTLEWYLFNKPSANILFFSIGDVFLSFIFPIIDLLLLLLGVTLIFRPAIFNAKSKLFIFILVLTGLAITDYLYFYLQDDLSDRSVILLRCLYRVFLLFIAIAATIPKNTSSKRNYFIVNPTFGEKLLVIFPYLAVAVLIGFTLKEQTSSATLITGNCIAFVFVLIRHTIVRMQNKDLTEALKVFNNQLEQTVTQRTRDLINKSNDLVKNQERFKSLYEYHPDPILTIDSNGIVLNINQAGSMLLGKESAALIGKECFSIFLDEDKSELESAIKKGKRCSSSSLQLRVKNNNEKDILFWYVTIVPIMIEGQTFGSYVMVKDITRMKQQQDEINYLAFHDTVTEIGNRIFFQQELDRSIKRAQKTQDKFGLLYIDLNRFKTINDTLGHSIGDRVLKEVAKRFRTCLSPTIPLARIGGDEFAIIVHNQTEQQLLDLCKTLFRITEEPFVVNQHSFYLSLSIGIAVYPFGGINTTTLLQHADIAMYSAKEKGNNAVCMYDETLSQKVTRRLRLEQDLPNAIENNELFLLYQPQIDSKAGKVIGAEALIRWQHPELGLISPFEFIPIAEETAQIISIGKWTLQKACRQLKEWYSAGYSNLKMGINLSAIEFEQKDFVQTMISTIEEIGVPANSIDLELTERIAMVDEKETLSKLKVLKSYGVHLSIDDFGTGYSSLAYLPLYPIDTLKIPKEFVNRIGTFTDGDEIIQTIISLAHTLNMKVIAEGVETKEQLTVLQRNACYLIQGYYYSKPVNEDEFIDFLSTMQNE, encoded by the coding sequence TTGCGTAAACATGCATATGTGCAATTTTATGTATTGATATTGGCTTTAATAGCTTATATAAGCTTTTGCTGTATATTTTTATTTGTTCTTCCGAATCATTATTTCGTATCAGATTTTAATATCCGGCTATCATCTTTAGTTGTTGAAACTACTGTATTTATTTCATTACTGTATTCTATATTATCCAGAAAAATTAAGTTAGGAGTATTCTGGATTTGCATAATTATTGCGATAGGGTGTTTCCTGATAGGAAATTTCATATCTGCTTTTCAAGTACTTAATGTAGAATTACCAATACAAAATTTTAGTATCTCTGATGTATTTTTGTTGTTTTTCTTATTTTTCTTTCTCTTTGCGTTTTTTTATAAAATTATGATGGAATGTAACAAATGGGAGAAAGCGTATTTACTTTGTGATTTATGCATTGTTGTTACTGCTATTTTTACATTAGAGTGGTACCTATTTAATAAACCTTCTGCAAATATCTTATTCTTTTCAATTGGAGATGTTTTTCTTTCATTTATTTTTCCGATTATAGATTTATTGCTTCTATTACTTGGAGTTACACTAATCTTTCGACCTGCTATTTTCAATGCAAAAAGTAAATTGTTTATTTTTATCCTAGTATTAACTGGATTGGCTATTACGGACTACTTATATTTTTACTTACAAGATGATTTGTCAGATCGTTCAGTTATATTATTAAGGTGTTTGTATAGAGTTTTCCTATTATTTATCGCTATTGCTGCTACAATTCCAAAGAATACTTCTTCTAAAAGAAATTATTTTATTGTCAATCCAACATTTGGAGAGAAACTTCTTGTCATATTTCCTTATCTTGCAGTTGCAGTCTTAATTGGCTTTACTTTGAAAGAACAAACTTCTTCAGCTACATTGATTACGGGAAATTGTATTGCTTTTGTATTTGTACTGATTCGTCATACAATTGTACGAATGCAAAACAAGGATTTAACCGAGGCCTTAAAAGTGTTTAATAATCAATTAGAACAAACAGTAACTCAAAGAACACGGGATTTAATAAACAAATCTAATGATTTGGTAAAAAATCAAGAGAGATTTAAGTCTTTATATGAGTATCATCCAGATCCTATTTTAACGATTGATTCAAATGGTATCGTATTAAATATAAACCAGGCTGGAAGTATGTTATTAGGAAAAGAAAGTGCTGCATTAATAGGGAAAGAGTGCTTCTCTATTTTTTTAGATGAAGATAAATCTGAATTGGAATCGGCTATAAAGAAAGGGAAACGATGTAGTTCATCTTCGTTACAGTTACGTGTGAAAAATAACAATGAGAAGGATATCCTCTTTTGGTATGTCACTATAGTTCCTATTATGATAGAAGGACAAACCTTTGGGAGTTATGTAATGGTAAAAGACATAACGAGGATGAAACAACAACAGGATGAGATAAATTATCTTGCATTCCATGATACGGTGACGGAGATTGGAAATCGTATATTCTTCCAACAAGAATTAGATAGATCCATTAAGCGTGCACAAAAAACACAGGATAAGTTCGGGCTCCTGTATATTGATTTAAATCGCTTTAAGACCATTAATGATACATTGGGTCATTCGATTGGTGACAGAGTTTTAAAAGAAGTTGCCAAACGTTTTAGGACATGTCTGTCACCGACTATTCCTCTAGCAAGAATAGGTGGAGATGAGTTTGCAATCATTGTCCATAACCAAACAGAGCAACAGCTATTGGATTTGTGTAAAACTCTATTTCGTATAACTGAAGAACCATTTGTAGTAAATCAGCATAGTTTTTACTTATCTCTTAGTATAGGAATAGCAGTGTATCCATTTGGAGGAATAAATACTACTACACTTTTACAACACGCTGATATCGCTATGTATAGCGCAAAGGAAAAAGGTAACAATGCTGTTTGTATGTATGACGAGACATTATCACAAAAAGTAACTCGTCGATTACGATTAGAACAGGATTTACCAAATGCAATTGAAAATAATGAGTTGTTTTTATTGTATCAACCACAAATTGATAGTAAGGCAGGTAAGGTTATTGGTGCAGAGGCTTTAATACGCTGGCAACATCCAGAGCTTGGGCTGATTTCTCCTTTTGAGTTTATACCTATCGCAGAAGAAACGGCGCAGATTATTTCAATTGGGAAGTGGACGTTACAGAAAGCGTGTCGACAACTGAAAGAATGGTATTCTGCGGGCTATTCAAATCTAAAGATGGGGATAAATTTATCAGCTATAGAGTTTGAACAGAAAGATTTTGTTCAAACAATGATATCTACCATAGAAGAGATAGGAGTACCTGCTAATTCAATTGATTTGGAATTAACAGAGCGAATAGCAATGGTAGATGAAAAAGAAACCTTATCGAAGTTAAAAGTATTAAAATCATATGGTGTACATTTATCAATTGACGATTTTGGTACAGGTTATTCTTCACTAGCGTATTTGCCTCTTTATCCAATTGATACTTTGAAAATTCCAAAAGAATTTGTTAATAGGATCGGAACTTTTACTGATGGAGATGAAATTATACAAACCATTATTTCACTTGCTCATACTTTAAACATGAAAGTGATAGCAGAAGGGGTAGAAACGAAAGAACAATTAACAGTGTTGCAACGTAATGCATGTTATCTAATTCAAGGCTATTACTACAGTAAACCTGTAAATGAAGATGAATTTATCGATTTTTTAAGTACAATGCAAAATGAATAA
- a CDS encoding Lsa family ABC-F type ribosomal protection protein gives MSMIKVQDLTFSYPGSFDNIFESVNFQIDTDWKLGFIGRNGRGKTTFFNLLLGNYEYGGKILASVEFNYFPYSVADKNKFTHEILEEICPQAEDWEFLREISYLNVDAEVIYRPFKTLSNGEQTKVLLAALFLNEGQFLLIDEPTNHLDTDARKIVSDYLRKKKGFILISHDRIFLDGCVDHILSINRANIEVQSGNYSSWKLNFDRQQEHEEATNERLQKDIGRLKQSSKRSASWSHDVEASKNGTRNSGSKLDKGFVGHKAAKMMKRAKNLESRQQKAIEEKSKLLKNVEKTESLKLEQLQFKSNELITLVDVSVKYNNQIVNDSISFIVEQGDRIVLDGTNGSGKSSILKLILGHPIQHTGLVILGTGLIISYVQQDTSHLRGSLSDFIEQHKIDETLFKSILRKMDFDRIQFEKDISHYSGGQKKKLLIAKSLCEKAHIYIWDEPLNFIDIYSRMQIEELIQQFNPTMVIVEHDKAFQQTVATKTISM, from the coding sequence ATGTCAATGATAAAAGTCCAAGATTTAACTTTTTCATACCCAGGTAGCTTTGATAATATTTTTGAAAGTGTAAACTTCCAAATAGATACGGATTGGAAGCTAGGATTTATCGGTAGAAACGGACGAGGTAAAACGACATTCTTTAATTTATTGTTAGGGAATTATGAGTATGGTGGGAAAATCCTTGCTTCGGTAGAATTCAATTACTTCCCCTACTCTGTTGCAGATAAGAACAAATTCACTCATGAAATCCTTGAAGAAATTTGTCCCCAAGCAGAAGATTGGGAATTTCTGCGTGAGATATCCTATTTAAATGTTGATGCTGAGGTCATATACAGACCATTTAAAACATTATCAAATGGGGAACAAACAAAGGTGTTGCTTGCTGCACTGTTTTTAAATGAGGGCCAATTCCTATTAATTGATGAACCAACAAATCATTTAGATACTGATGCACGAAAGATAGTCTCTGATTATCTAAGGAAGAAAAAAGGATTTATTTTAATTTCACATGACAGAATCTTTTTAGATGGGTGCGTTGACCATATCCTATCTATAAATAGAGCAAATATTGAAGTTCAGAGTGGTAACTATTCTTCTTGGAAGTTAAATTTTGATAGACAGCAAGAGCACGAAGAGGCTACAAATGAGCGTCTACAAAAAGACATAGGGAGATTAAAACAGTCTTCCAAGCGTTCAGCAAGTTGGTCTCATGATGTGGAAGCTTCAAAAAATGGAACGAGGAATTCAGGCTCTAAGTTGGATAAGGGGTTTGTAGGTCATAAAGCAGCCAAGATGATGAAAAGAGCAAAAAACCTTGAATCAAGACAACAAAAAGCTATTGAAGAAAAGTCAAAATTACTAAAAAATGTGGAGAAAACTGAGTCCTTAAAATTGGAACAATTACAATTTAAATCAAATGAATTGATTACTTTGGTTGATGTGTCCGTTAAGTACAATAACCAAATTGTGAATGATTCGATTAGCTTCATAGTTGAACAAGGTGACCGAATTGTACTTGATGGAACGAATGGGAGCGGAAAAAGTAGTATCCTAAAACTAATTCTAGGACATCCGATACAGCATACAGGCTTAGTTATTTTAGGTACAGGACTCATCATTTCCTATGTCCAACAAGATACTTCTCATTTAAGGGGATCGCTATCAGACTTTATTGAACAGCACAAGATTGATGAGACCTTATTTAAATCCATCCTACGTAAGATGGACTTTGACCGAATTCAATTTGAGAAAGATATATCTCATTATTCTGGTGGACAAAAGAAAAAACTGCTTATCGCTAAAAGCTTATGTGAAAAAGCTCATATATATATATGGGATGAACCACTAAATTTTATAGATATCTATTCCCGTATGCAAATCGAAGAGCTTATTCAACAATTTAATCCCACAATGGTTATTGTTGAGCATGATAAAGCATTTCAACAAACAGTTGCAACAAAAACTATATCTATGTAG
- a CDS encoding fascin domain-containing protein, producing MKRFITRVSGNAISKKLVLMVLSMVLMILMITPSNDVSAANLSKAGSLKGVNLFNGSWTVAIQAANLQYVSAEPFGNVIANRNAVNEWEKFELIPTGELYTYALKAKSNGKYVSFEPNGRVVADRTSIGAWEKFILYNGGDNRIYVLQALSNGRYISANGGRELTATSYVAGSWERFVIVYF from the coding sequence ATGAAAAGGTTCATAACACGTGTAAGTGGTAATGCAATCTCAAAAAAGTTAGTTTTAATGGTGTTGTCGATGGTTTTAATGATATTGATGATTACCCCATCGAATGATGTATCGGCAGCCAACCTATCAAAAGCAGGTTCACTAAAAGGCGTGAATTTATTTAATGGAAGTTGGACAGTTGCTATCCAGGCAGCAAATTTACAATATGTTTCCGCTGAGCCTTTTGGAAATGTAATAGCAAATCGTAATGCAGTTAATGAATGGGAGAAATTCGAATTAATTCCGACTGGGGAATTATATACGTACGCTTTAAAAGCTAAAAGTAATGGGAAGTATGTTTCGTTTGAGCCAAATGGTAGAGTAGTAGCAGATCGTACATCAATTGGGGCATGGGAAAAGTTTATCTTATATAATGGTGGAGACAATAGGATATATGTATTACAAGCACTAAGTAATGGTAGATATATATCAGCAAATGGTGGTAGAGAATTAACAGCTACTAGTTATGTAGCTGGAAGCTGGGAAAGATTTGTTATTGTATACTTCTAA